The following DNA comes from Amycolatopsis albispora.
GACGGCAACGCCGCGCTCGACACCATCTGGTACCTGGGGCCGGCGCTGGTCTTCTTCCGCACCCTGCTGCTCGGCGAGCCGGTGGACGCCGCCTTCGCCGCCCACGTGGCCGACGACATCGTGCTACCGCTGCTGCGCCCGGCCGAGATCACACGGGAATGACGTCGAGCAGGTTTTTCAAACCCTTGAAATCACTCGGGTTGCGCGTGTAGAGCGGCAGTTCCCGCGAAGACGCGATGGCGGCGATCATCAGGTCCATGCGCCGGGGGCGGGGATCGCGGTTGATCGCGATCACCAAGGCGACCAGCGTGCCGTACCTGGCGGCCGCGTGGCCGTCGAACGGCAACGGGGCGAACTCGGCGATGGCGGCGCCGAGTTTTTCGGTGCGGGCCGCGCGGGTGACGCCGTCCTTGGCCATCGCGACACCCTGGTGGAGTTCCGCCATGGTGACCGCGGTGAGCTCGGGGACCTTCGGCAGCGACGCGGGGTCGAGCTGCCCCAGGTCGAGGTAGGTGCAGGTGTCCAGCACGCCGCTCTCGTGCCGGTCAGCCACGCTTCCGGCGCCACGGAT
Coding sequences within:
- a CDS encoding type II toxin-antitoxin system VapC family toxin, whose product is MADRHESGVLDTCTYLDLGQLDPASLPKVPELTAVTMAELHQGVAMAKDGVTRAARTEKLGAAIAEFAPLPFDGHAAARYGTLVALVIAINRDPRPRRMDLMIAAIASSRELPLYTRNPSDFKGLKNLLDVIPV